A window from Urocitellus parryii isolate mUroPar1 chromosome 1, mUroPar1.hap1, whole genome shotgun sequence encodes these proteins:
- the Prss38 gene encoding serine protease 38, translating into MAAPASGLGASRRAALGFLLLVLLQTPLARATAAAHQHLKSSGDSLSSAVACGRRAVQGKILGGVSAPPEKWPWQVSVQYAGFHVCGGSILNEYWVLSAAHCFGRDKSIQIFDMYVGIVNLLVANKHTQWFEVNQVILHPNFERFHPVGADVALVQLKTRIVFSDAVLPVCLAPPDVNLTNLSCWATGWGVVTQQGHTTDELQEVQLPLVSKALCAVLYRHSSYILPDMVCAGDLFNVRTVCEGDSGGPLVCEFNHTWLQIGIVSWGRGCSQPLFPGVYARVSYFSNWIRYNIEITPIPPQPTPALCPILEVTVGVLVAILVGLLVL; encoded by the exons ATGGCCGCCCCCGCATCCGGCCTGGGCGCATCCCGACGCGCTGCCCTGGGGTTCCTGCTGCTGGTGCTTCTGCAGACGCCCCTGGCCCGGGCCACCGCCGCGGCCCACCAACACCTTAAGAGCTCGGGGGACTCCCTGAGCAGTGCTGTGG CCTGTGGCCGGCGCGCGGTGCAGGGCAAGATCCTGGGCGGTGTGTCCGCGCCCCCAGAGAAGTGGCCATGGCAGGTCAGCGTGCAGTATGCCGGCTTCCACGTGTGCGGGGGCTCCATCCTCAACGAGTACTGGGTGCTGTCGGCCGCGCACTGCTTCGGCAG GGACAAGAGCATCCAGATCTTTGACATGTACGTGGGCATCGTCAACCTCCTGGTGGCCAACAAGCACACCCAGTGGTTTGAGGTGAACCAGGTGATTCTGCACCCCAACTTCGAAAGGTTCCACCCTGTGGGGGCTGATGTGGCTCTGGTGCAGCTGAAGACCCGCATTGTGTTTTCCGATGCCGTCCTTCCGGTCTGCCTGGCACCTCCTGATGTGAACCTCACCAACCTTTCTTGCTGGGCCACTGGGTGGGGAGTGGTCACGCAGCAAG GTCACACCACGGATGAGCTGCAGGAGGTCCAGCTGCCGCTGGTCTCCAAGGCTCTGTGTGCAGTGCTGTACAGACACTCGTCCTATATCCTGCCAGACATGGTGTGTGCTGGGGACCTCTTTAACGTGAGGACTGTGTGCGAG GGTGACTCTGGGGGGCCGCTGGTCTGTGAATTCAACCACACATGGTTGCAGATTGGAATCGTGAGCTGGGGCCGCGGATGTTCCCAGCCCTTGTTCCCTGGAGTGTATGCCCGGGTCTCCTATTTCTCAAACTGGATCCGGTATAACATAGAAATCACACCCATTCCTCCTCAGCCAACCCCTGCTCTCTGCCCCATCCTGGAAGTCACTGTTGGTGTCCTTGTGGCCATTCTGGTGGGCCTGTTAGTGTTGTGA